In Rhinolophus ferrumequinum isolate MPI-CBG mRhiFer1 chromosome 3, mRhiFer1_v1.p, whole genome shotgun sequence, the DNA window CTTCCATGccagccccttctctccctcctgtctTCCGTAACAATAGTTGTACTCCCCATTTGCCCTAGGGCAGGCCCTAGGGGTACGTGGCAGCTCTGAAACCTAGAGCTTGTCTCTGTAGGACAGCAGTGCGACAGGCTTGGGGTTCACATTCTTGGAGGGTTGGGTGGTGCAGGGGCCTGAGGCTGAGGGCAAGGGGAGGCACAgcccctgcctgccagctgctcCCCCCTCCCAGGAAGCTTGTCCTCTCTCCGTCCCTCTACCTGCAGGGTGAAGGAGGTGTACAGGCTGGAAGAGATGGAGAAGATTTTTGTCAGGTGAGTGCTCAGGATTGGAGGAGTCGGGCGGGGGGTGGGAGCACGGCCGTGTCCAGGATTCATTCTGTTTTCGTGTGTAGAGGTggtttgggtgggtggggggcccGTCTACCCCCCACCTGCCTTGCCTGGGCGCAGCGTGGCTGCACTGCAGCCGAGAGCCCCCCGGCTGAGAGCTGATTCAGCACCCTGTCAGGAGGGGAGCAGGCGGGTATGTGTCGGGCAGAAATATGGGCTCATTGATGCTGTAATAGTTACGATTGTCCCTGTGAGGGGCCGAGTAGCAAGCTGCTTGAAACACTATAAATCCCAGCTCCTGGTGCTGACACACAGAATGAGCCTGGAAAGGTACAGGGTGCATAACTGCTTCCTTACATTCTTAGTGGTGGTGGGGTGCTCAGAGCTGCAGGTCTCACCCTGGGTGTGCCCCCACTATGGCACTGAGTCTCTGCTCTTGTGTTAACTCTTTACTGGCCAGCGATGCCGTGGGTGGTGGAGCCAGTGGCAGCCGTGGTCTCAGATCCACCCTTACTGACGCTCCCCAAACAACAGTGTGTTGGGGGCATGTCACTCCCCTGCCTCATGACTCAGTGGGAGTTCTGAAGCGAGCACGGCAGCAGTCACTTGCAGCGTGGCCTGGAGCAGCTCACTCACGTCTGCCTCAGTTCCTTATGTCGAACCGAGGTAAAATACTGCTTGGTGTGATTTTGGTATGAGAGACTAACGTAAGGCGTTCTCTTGTGCTCATGCACACTCCCACTCCCTGCCTGCGCGCCTGCTCGGGGACATCAGGTTAGAAATGAAGATCATCAAGGGCTCCAGCGGCACCCCGAAGCTCAGCTACACGGGGCGGGACGACCGGCACTTTGTGCCCACTGGCCTCTACATCGTCAGGACAGTGAACGGTGGGTGATGAGTGATTGGTCCCTGTCCCCAAgtcccccccatcccccactcaTGGTCATTGGCCCAGACGCCGCCTGAGCCGGAGCTAAGGGGTCCCTACGAAGGTGGGGAGCAGCCAGGTTGGCATTTCTTTGAGGTGTTATGGTGGGGAGGGATTGTGTTCCCTGAGCCTCTTCTCTTCAGTGTTTCCTGGGGGTTGGGCTAGGGCTGGCGCGAGAGGACCCCAACTTGTATACGCACGATGGTGTCCTCATGGCAGGAAGAGGACCTTCAGTGGGCAGCAGCAGGGCCAGAAGGTCAGGCTTGGCCATTTGCATCCCCTGTAGAATCCCTTTTCTTCAGTGCCCTCTGGTTAACAGTCCTGCACACTCTGCCAGGGTCCCAGCGACATTGTCCTGGTGGCAGGTCGGCAGGACTGGGAGGGTTGTTAAGAAGTAATTAGCTTAGTCACCGTCTTGGAGCCCCCTGGGCTGGTGATGAGGGCTGCGCTCTGCCTGCACGTGGGTGGAGAGGGGAATGGAAGGACAGGATTAGAGGAAGCCCTGTCCCACCCGGCTGACCTGTCCCCCGTGGGTATTCTGTCCTTTCTGGGCTTCTCTTCCTCCCGTCAGAGCCGTGGACTATGGGATTCAGCAAAAGCTTCAAGAGGAAGTTCTTCTATAACAAGAAGACCAAGACCTCTACCTTTGACCTTCCTGCAGACTCCATTGCCCCATTTCAGTGAGTAGCACTCCGCCGGCCGGCCTGCCCACCCCTCAGCAGTGCCAGCATGCCAGCCAGCCCTCTGGGGCTCACTCCGGGTCCTCAGACTGATTGCTGCCCACACAGGGGCTCCCCGGAGGAAGGGCCAGGCTCCTCCCCACAAGGGTGGGGGTAGCCCCCCTCCTGGGTAATGAGCTCCGTGACGGGGGAGCTGCCAGGAGCTGCTGTGAGGGTTGGGGGGCCTGGGTGCAAAGGGCCCCACGTAGGCAGGGCGTCTGCCCCACTGAGCAGCCACTGTTGACATGACTTTGTGACactggcctgggggtgggagtgtgCTGAGGGCATGCAGCCCTGCCCCTGGGACTCACGGTCCCAACTGTCCCGTGTTAGGACCCAGTGTCCATTTGCCAAATTGTTGGTCATAGGTTCCAACAGCTACCAGCAGCCCCAATATGCCCATAATTAGCCCTTGACACTAGTTTCTGTCACCACACTAACACTGTTCTACGAGAACAGCACAGATGAATCAGGAATATCAGTACTTGTAGCAATCCAGTTAGATACAATTAGCAGCAGCAGGGCTTTGTTGGGAAAAGCTGGTTCTGGAAGACGGGGGAACTGGGGCCTTCTGGGCTTTTGGCTGCCTGAGGAAGACTCTCAGTGGACCCGATTCTTAAGAACCCATCCCCTAAGCACAGTTGTCAGTGGTGGGGTGATGGTCTCTTGGTCCTGCTCCCCCCGTGTGCAGCCCTCTgacctcctttctcctccccagtATCTGCTACTATAGCCGTCTCTTCTGGGAGTGGGGGGATGGCATCCGTGTGCATGACTCCCAGAAGCCCCAGGACCCGGACAAGCTGTCTAAGGAGGAAGTCCTGTCCTTCATCCAGACACACAGCGCCTGAGGGCCTGGGATGCCCACTCCTGCTGAACGCCTGGGGCCACATTCCTGGTTCCTTCCCCTCTCAGAAAGGGACGGGGGCACAGCCACTGCAGCCTGGCCATGAGGGGTGGGTGGTCTCTCCATCTCCCCTGAAGAGCTCAGTTGGGGCCTTCAAAGGACACTCACGTTCCTTCTGGGACACCTTTTAGACTTCCCTCCTTGGAGACCGGCCCGGGAACTGCCTCCCCGCCAGGACTCAGCCTGGAGGACGCTGCTCCTGCGGCGGGTTTGAGGTCAGGCCCAGGGCATGTAGGGCCGGTGGAGGACATGTTGAGAGCAGCAGGGCCTCAGCCCTGCCGCTCTCCTGTATCGTGTAGACTCACTTTTCTGAGTTCCATGCACTGCCCTGAGGGTGGCCACACCCCTGCGTTCCCCAACTTTTTACTAGGCCAACTCAAGTGGGGGAAGGCCCCGTGTCGTGAGCTGGCCAGGAGCAGCTGCTGTACAAATCAAGGCTTTGTTTCTTTGAACTTGTTCTGTTTTGATGCCAAGTTGGAGACTTTGTCTCCTCCCCCTACCCTGTCCTGGTCTTCTCTGGAGCTCTTCTCAGCCTGGACCTCTGACAGTCCCGCGGGCCGGGAAGGGAGGTATATGGGCCCCACGTCCCTGACACACCAGGATGCAGGTGGCACTGTCTTTGGTAGTGGACGGGACTTCCTCCCGGGCCCCACCCCCGTTGACCCGGACCTTGGGCAGCTCTAGAAGGGGAGGAAGCACCCTTGGAGACCTGCCTTTTTCTACGCCCCAGCAGCAGTGGCCCCACTGCAACAGAAGGGACCCCCGGGGCTGGGTTTTACCTAGCCCTCTGGCAATCAGGGCACCCGTGTGCCACAGTCACCTtgccacccttcccccaccctgttTTTCTTCCCCAGTAGATGGTACAGTCAGTCACTTTTGTCATTTTGTGGTCACTCCATTTCCTCTATCTTGGTGGAAGCggaaggggaagaggggaagCTGGGCAGTAGctttgggtgggggagggcaccTGTGGTTGTTCTTGATGGGAAATACCTCTGAGATGCTTAGGCAGGCTCCCTAGGGCCCCATCCCAGTACTAGACTGGTTTCCATGGTGATAGGGCACAGCGGCTTCCTGTGAGGTTGGAATTGACTCCACCTGGGGGGGGTATCTCCAGCCAGCATCCAGTCCTCCCCCGCCTCCCAGGGGTGGCAGCAGCACCACTGAAATGCTGTATTTCCACCCAATTCTGGGTATATCAGTGTGTCTTGCAGAATCTTGGATCATTaaagataaacatatttttaattcctgtgTGGCTCTGTCCTGGGGCTGCTACTGGTTGTCCTCCGTGCCGTGTGGTCTGGGACTGGCTTAGATGAAACAGCTTGGGCTGAAGGTGAAGGGGAGGAGCCAGTGCTTGGAAGAGGGGAGAAGAACAGGGTTTGTTTAATTAGAGCCTTGTCCAAGCTCAGAGCTCTCAGGGCTGCTTGCTGCCAGAGAGGGGACTCCTGTGAGAAGCCTGAACTGGAGAAAGAGGGAACCTACAGCCCAGCGGGGTAGGGAGGCACTCTCCCACTTACATAAATCACACAGCCCAGCCCGTGGTGGTACTGTCACAATCCGGGCTCAGTCTGAGAGACTAAAATAACAGAGGTGTCAGACCAATTAGTGCCACTAGACccgggagcgagggagggagacATGGTTTCGCTGACCGCAGCCAGCCTCCCCTCCTTTCTGCACCTGCACTGGGCCTGTGCTTGGGGTTGTGGGACATACAGGTGCTGGTGGCACCTCCCTCTCCATTCCAGGCTAGTTTCTCCACCAGTCCCATTGCTCTGGTGCCGGTTTCTCCCTCGAGCCCACCAGCACTTGGCTTCACCATGGCCCCGAAGGGCCTTCCTTGATATTTCAGAGCCTGAGCTCCTAGGGCAACTCCTTTCCTTGTTTTCACTTGTTTAATTAGGGTGATCTGGGTTCCCAAGCCTTTCCTCCTCCTGGGCGCTGTGCTGGGAGTAGGATCGGGCAGCAGGTGATGTCTGTATTTGCGGCTCCTGCTCTCCTGTCCCGTGGGCCCCACCTCTCCTGTTTCTCCTTGCAGACCCAGCCTGATTTACTGGCCACTGTCACCGTAAGTCTGTCTGGTCATTACCATGGCTTGTGCTGCCCTCTCCGCCAGGCCTCACCAGCCTTGCCTGCCTCTTGAAGATGGATTAACTCCTTGCTCCCGTGGGACTGCCACGCGACCACTTCAAGTCCCCAAGTTGCCCTTCGCTGCACAGGCTGCATTTTTTCTACCACACAGGCAGGGGCACTGACGGGAGGGCAAGACGgtttggtgggggtggtgggtaCGTGGCATAATAGCAGCGTCTCCAGCGATGCCCAACCCTGGAAATGGTTCCCAGCTTGGTTCTGACTGAGTGCTTCCTGCTGCCTCACCCCCCACTTAAGCTGGGGGCTCATCTTCACAGCCCCCCCTTCTCCCTTTGACATCTAAGCCATGAGCTTTCCCTTGAATGTCTCTTCTTCCTTGATTCCTGAGTGCCGCCCCGCCACCCCCCAGCTGCAGTCGGACCACCCTGACATTTACTCAGCAGACAGAGCATGGGCGTTCTTTATTGCGTGTCCCTTGGGCTAAGGGAGGAGCCAGCACCAAGTCCTGGAGACCCGGGCCCCACAGCAGGATCGGGAGGCAGCAGGGCCCGGGCCCACAGGAAGCCCTGCTCGTGTCTGGGTCAGGGAGATGCCCCTGTACCGTGGTCCTCCTGAGGCTTGAGGGCTACTTGGCTGTGAGCAGGTCGCTGAGGGGAAGCCTGCGCTGACCGGAAATCCTCAGGTCACATGGTCCAGCAGGCGTAGATGAGGGTCAGGAGGATGAAGATGGCCACGGAGAGCAGCATGTTCTTCCGGTTCTCTTGCCGGAGCAACTTGAGCTCCTTCTCTAGGAGGAAACGGTGTTGGACAGGTGGTTTGGGCCCATCTGCTACTCATCTGCCCCTGCCTCTCACAGACGGGTACACACTGCTAAGGGCACGGGTTCCTTCCCAGCCACTTCCTCAGCCACAAAAACGACTGTCCTTGATCTGCTCACATCCTCACAACCTTTTGGCTCCAGATCCCAGCCCAGTCCCAACACTCAATGCTGCTCCACCATTTCTCTTCAACTGCAGTTGAAGTTGAGGATGGAATGTGTGAGGGGTCACCCACAAGGCCACACGTGAAGGCCGCGCTAGGTGGTGGCCTGGCATTACCAGGTGAGTCCGGCTCATCCTGGGGAGGCTCCGTGCCGCTCACCCACCCGAAGTCCTGTCTGGCCAACTAGAAACTCAGGGCAGCTGGGGCCGCCTTGGGCCTGACACGAGGAGGTACAGGGTGGCACCGCGCCACCAGGGCTTCCAGTCCTGCTCTCTGCTGGATGCCCAGCAAAGCAGGAACTGGCGGTGCCGAGAGGCCGTCTGTCACGAGGTGGATGGGCTCACCGCTAGAGGAAGCCAGTCCTGCAGTTCTACAGCCACACCTTCCATTTATCCCCTCGTGTCGCCCACGTAGGGCTACGCTGAGGGCTCAAGTGAGGGGTGAAGCTGTGACGGTGTGCCAACTGCTAGGCTTGAGGGGAGCTGATGTCCGCTCCTGCCTGTGAGGGAGCGGGGACATACCTGCAAACCAGCCCTGGGCCCAGGCAAGGGGaatgtgtgtgcgcacatgcacTGTGCTTAGTGGTGTTTCACAATGATCCCTCTAGAAGGTTCCCTGCCCTGTGGACGGTTCTGGGGCTGGTTCTTGGCCAGGTTTGGCCCCTCAGGGAGAATAGAACAGGTAAGTCTGAGGAGCCTCCGCAGAGCATCTTTCCCGCAGGCCagcgggggtggggtgcaggtgcAGGTGGGCCCAGAGCTGCCCTCtagctctgtgctctgcctggcTCTACCCCCAGTGCCCAGAAGGTGGCAGCCTTGCTCCACCCCCAGTAGCCCTTCATGGGCCCAACTGAGAGGTTCATCCTTCTTCACCCtggcccccacagcccccactcccacacaGGGTTtcctgggaggagggggcagggagggcagacCTCCCAAGTCCGGGTGGATGTGAGAATCTGGACCTGGCGGCAGCTATACCCCTTCATCCCTCAGAGAAACAAGAGATGCACAGCCCTCTCCTTCCTCGAAACAAAGGAACGAGCCTGCTATTCCAGGCTGCtgggcctgcagtgggtccctgCAACCTCCTGGCAGCCGACTCCCCCCTGAAGAAACCCCTTGATCCCTGTCATGTGGGCTCCCTGGGCGGTCTGCGTCTCCTGAccctggggttggggggggggggctggtaGCAGAGGGAACTTGCTTACCATAGTTGGAGGCTTTGTTCATCAggctgtttttctccttctccagaGTCCTCCTGTGAAGGGGGAAGGAGGTGTATGGCTCaagcccttttccttcttctcaccTGAGGGGCAGCTGCCACACCAGGGCAGGTTGGACAAGGGAGACAGGGCCCAGGTGTCTGATGGCGGGTGGAGTGGGGAATGGAAGCTCAGGCCAGGGCCCAGGATtgatgggaggggctgggggttgTGGGGGGGCAGGAGCATTACCTGGCCTCTGGGCTCAGCTCTGCCCTGTACAGCCTGGCGTTCACAGCCTCCAGGTCCCTCCGACACTGTGATAACTTCTCCTCCAGCCCATCGATCTGAAACATACCACACACCAGCAGATGAAGACGGGCGGCAGATCTTGTCAACTTTCAAAATAGTTGGGAttcaggggtggggagaaggaagccTCTAGGAGTCGGACAGCCCCCCCCCCATCCAACCCCCAATATCTCTGTTTTGCTGTCCTCTACCTCCCACGTGGTGCAGCATGAGCCACACTGGAAATGGCTGGGAGTgttgctcagggtctcacaactGCCATGACCCGCTGGGCCAAAGCACCGACTGGGGGCAGACAGGGGCAGCCCCTTAGTCACTGTCTCCCCAGCACACGCCCCAGGGGGGCCCCACAACAGGAGCAGCCAGCAGGCGCCTGCCACACAGGCGTGCCCTAGAATGAATGAAATGGGATGCTTCAGGAAGGCCCTGCCTGTCAAAGCACCCACACATGAGGGATGGGCGATGAGACACTAGGGCTCAAGAAGCAGAGGTATTTTTCCCACTGACACACTTCATCTTAAAGTAGTCTCAGTcataagaatatacatttttccatgAGAATCAGTAAAAAGTACTGCGTGTAAAAAATGCAGCTCAAAGCCACTTCTATTTCTGAAGGTTCTTGTGCAAAAACACTGCCCATCATCAAGGTAGTTTTACCTTTTGCGGCAAAATAGCGAAGCCTCTGAGAGGATGGTTGCCAAAGATATCAGTTTTCCCATTTGATTATAGTTTCAGAGATGTGTTCTTAGGGAAATAATTTGAGTTGtgggaaaatgttttataaaatcctGGACTGGATCATCCAGGCCTGGGTCCTGGTATGATGCACTTGGCCTTGAAGGTTCATCTGTGTCCATCTGACTCTAACTGGCCACGGCTCCGGGGCGAGCCTGCTCTTCTTGCGCCAGTGCCCTGCTGGCAGGCGCCTAAACTGCGGTGGGTGGGAAGGTGCAGAGGGCCCTGCGTCCCTCACAGCAGACTGAATAGTACCCTGGGTCCCCGTAATGCTCCATTTTCCATCTGACTTAACTCATTATCACCACCCTTCTGGGAGGAACAGCCATATGACCTCTATTTCACAA includes these proteins:
- the CCDC167 gene encoding coiled-coil domain-containing protein 167 gives rise to the protein MTKKKRENLGVALEIDGLEEKLSQCRRDLEAVNARLYRAELSPEARRTLEKEKNSLMNKASNYEKELKLLRQENRKNMLLSVAIFILLTLIYACWTM